Genomic DNA from Cloeon dipterum chromosome 3, ieCloDipt1.1, whole genome shotgun sequence:
gctTGTGTCATCTAGCAATTGTCAAACAAAAGATTCACATCTCGCTCAATTCCATCTAGtgtaaactttgaaaaaatgtatatgaATATTAATAAGTAAAACTAATAACAATATCCACGATTCATCTCATCATTTCAActaatctaatttaattctataagTTGATGATTCTTATTCGGTTCCCCTTTTCTCGTTTTGTCACTTTCTCCGCACGCAGCAAGGGAAGGCGATTTGTCACTTTCTACACAGCGGCAGCTCATGTCAAGTCAAACGAACAGACAAACCTGAGGAACCAGTTCATATTTCACGCCTAGCTGTCCATCTCgagcatatatatatacagaTCCGATCAGCGCGCAGAGCTAATCTCGGCAATTCGGACGGAATCTCTCAGTGTGATGATGAAATTCAGAGCAGGGCTTGACCTTTTGCGTCCACTTGTCCAATTAAGATGCAAATTGTCGCCGCCACGCCAAATCGACTGGATGTTtcatcattttgttttaattcagcgttaaattgaaattcattctCGACTTGTAAGGCTCATGCGGGAACTCATTTCAAAGTTCATTATTTGAGTTTTAAGCAATCACCCTGAGTTTAAACTCGCTGGGAAAAActtaagttaattaaatgggccttttaatttaaaaaattaaggaagAGAAATATGTTTACACgagaaagaatattttttgtcgtatttttaaattatcctggtcttttattattactgcATTACGACCCCTGTGCACTAAAGATAactattaaaatgttaatttcagTAACAGTTTATTTTGTGTGGTGACGacaggtttaaaaataaaaataaaatcagaatatCGAGCATAAGAAATGAATTTCCACcttttttctaattgaaaagtggttttcattattaattttattcaaaatttcgatTAAGAGCAAATCAGTCATTTTTCAGGTCtataaatcaaatgaaatatgtttctctctctctccctctctgcTCTATCATTtggttttcaattattcatattaaaatatttattgacaatgagttgcaataaatatttttgcgttCTTGAGGCTCGTCCGCCAAATTGGGGGAGTCAAAGTTCGAGCCGACAAACATCTCTGTTAGCGCGTGACGTCACGTGGCCAGGTCAGAGCAACAGAAGACAAGCCCCCAGAAAACGCGCagtaaattttacaagcaCGATGATTTACGAGCACTAGCAGAGAATTGAACTTCGCAATTCGAGCAAGGGGCGAAAACCGGTTCGCACTTTCTGGCACTCGGCCTTGAACGcgcattattttttggctTATATGCATTTGCGTGCCTGAATGATTTTCTCCATCCTTGTCCGACTTGTCGCTTTTAAGCCGTAAGCTTGTTTTACAGAAGGTGTATCGACCTGGCAATTCGTGTCACCTTTGAGTGGACCGCGGCCGAAATGCGATCCGCGCACATTTCTCGTTTTCTGCTGACAATGCGGGAAAGATGAAACTCGCGCGCGGCACGAACGCGCACGTGACGATCGGAATGAAGTTTCATTCTACGTGCAAACACGCTCGTATACAAAgtgaaacaaaagaatttcgatttaatttaatttatcgttaatttaatttgcagcaaaatcttttttcttcaaaatcctggatttttaataataatttttttatttaaatgagccTTCAGCATAAAAGGGGGAAATATTGTCTTCcaacaataaagaaaaaatacattttccgTGTTGAAATGagcttatcaaattttaaaaaagaaatgaagtgaatatttaaaaatataacaaaaaataccccattatttttttagcataaaaACGAGCAATTAACACAACTATGTattgataaattatatatttaatttttgctatcTAGAGTTGCTAGCCTTTTAAATTCCAGTCTGAGGTAATTAAGGTCTGGGATCAGGTGAGACCTTTACCGACACTTTGAAGGTGCAATTATATCGCCGCCTTTGGCGTCGATTTGTAACGCAAGActcgtaataattattgctggtCACTTAACTCGCATTACGCTTCGCATAGACGTgtaattttgccttttaatcGACATatcttgatgaaataaaaGGTTTACTGCTGCAAAGTGAAAACAACTGTCCTCTCGACGCATGCATCTTAACTCGGTGCGTGCACACAAGCACGTCCAGACgtattaaacaaatatttaacaagTTTTAAACGCATtgtgtttattattaaaaaacaatttatgtaatttaaatttgtttaattatgatgaattttcgaaattagagaacataaatgtttatttttaattttgatatttccaCTAATGacttaaatcgaattttatgaaaagataTTGACCACAAGCATGGTTATAAAGACCCAAACATAAGTTTAATATCGCAAAACAGTTATGGAAATTTGTTTCGAAGTTTTTTCGCGGTCGATTTGGTTTGAATCGGTTCGGTGGCCGGTAATAAGCGCCTTTGTACGGAATCACGttacgcgcgcgcgagaaggGAAACCCACGAAATCAGGCCTCGCTTTCATAATGCAAAAAGCATGTTGTACCTCCCTGCACTACACAAACTTGAGCTCTTGCGTGCTACCGactatgcaaattaaattttgctctcgaGTTACGCAAAACGTTGAGCTGACACGCCAGACAAATATTGTTTAATCATgctttttgcataatttgctgcaatttatttatatttacaatttctaTTGCTAAATGTCCACATACTGCACAAATCATATTGATTTTCCGTGCTAGATCTAAgtgagataaataaaaaagattacatctcgtatttttattttcatttacaattttcctcGAGTAAaacttttgataaattaatatcacaaCCTTTTGCAGCGataccctttttaatttaacaaattttcctcaatcctcgtaaaattgaatattcaaatcCGTACATGTGGTGTCGTCGATAGGCACCGAAAATAGCATGCATCCGATCCGCTATTAATTCCGACTCGATATTTTGGAGGTTGCTCCGCGGCTGTGACGCGCAAAAGCCAGCCGACCAACCCGGCGTCGTCGAGAgctgaaatcgatttttgtcGGGGAAACGTACCAGCTTGCACTCCTGCCACGGATAGTGCGTTTTTGTTGATTCGACAAGAAGTTAAACACTGCTGGAAATCAggccataatttaaattatctcccTCTTATGGAgagtgagaaaatatttaatcgatAATAAACAAACTTCGTGAGTtgcagttttgatttttgcatgaataatatttgattgaCAGCCGCTGATTGGCTATCGCTCACACCCAAATGAATTGCGGTTTCCTTAActttaaatgaagaaattttcagTGCACATCTCATTTATGATTAATTAACCGATTGTGTTTCATTATCATTTTACATTTCGATGCACAAGTCCAAATAGTAAttaccaaaataataaaagagaaaaatcatgaTAATTATGAGGGAGAAATGACAAAAGGcatgctaaaatatatttcaaatactacaaattaaaaaaaaaatctgaatctGCGTATTTGTGTTGATTTTCTTGTGTAATGTTCGGCTCTCCATTTCTGTGTGCATCAAGGTCTGCGGGCCCGCGATCATCAATCAACACTCGGTTGCCAGCATTATTAGCATAAAAAGTCAGTGTGGTTCTGATAATGCGTTGGCatcatgatgatgatgatgagttTTGGCTCTCTCATCCCGCATCCTTCGCGTCCAGTCGCGACGGACGAGTGAAAAAAACCTTCACGCCGCAGAAGTTGCACGCAAAAAATATCAGGCTCCGTCGAAACAAAACGCAACAgccgttgaaaattttaaaaggaaatctttaagattttttcttagaattgaatgagacattaatttttttattcaaaaaatctaaaataaaatcgataagaTTTTACGCAAggatatttatcattttttgataaaatttattttatatttcgttCAGTTTGAATTTCTACTGTTTTGTGTTCTATCAAACtgtcgttttatttataaattattgattttttttcagtcaGACGAAAATGTCTACTGACACAGATTGCGATTGGAGATCGAAAGATGATTACAATTGAGACATAGCAAATAATGTGTACTAGCGTTACGCAACACGCAGCCGACAATGAGTGGTTTTTGCTGATAATATCAGTTATCAATAACGCGTGTTCGCAGTTCCAGCCAGGGGAAATTCCTCTCGTTCACGCGCTATCGAATGTAATAACATGCGACTTCACTAGACTATATTTACACAcgcgctgcttttttgcaCTCAGCCTGACAGATCTTACAAGCttcccttaaaaaattttatcttggaTTTGCAAGAACCCGAATTATCCTTGTTTCTAATGCATAAACTAATCCcgaaagccaaaattgaaatttgtagcacataacatttttgagaaaactggctgaaaatttaaagcatgCTTTCATAAaaggtgaggactgtctccatacttgaaatcttattttaattctcaaCAGagagtttctccaaaaatttgttttacaccCTTCCATAGATTTTGACGAGAGGAATGGTagtttgccaagaaaataaagtCCTTCTCTTTCAGTatagtttattttgattaattttacatgGGTTTGACTTTCTTGTGATTCGTATGCTCTTTTCCATAACTTACAGTTAGTAACAAGCTCTAGAAAATTAGGtggtaaaaaatgaaagcgCGCAGCCCTATTACCTGCAGCTAGCTCTAATTTGCTCGAATCTCTTCACTTTATTCAAACCAACAGCCTAAACGATCCCAAGATTAGTTGCTTCCATTACTATAGTTTGATACGCAAATTCATCAGCTCCAGCAGAAGATTGTGTTTTAAACCGAGATTTTTAGAGTGCGTAGTTTTTTGGCGCTCGAAATTTTCTGCTGTGTGTGCAACTGTGCATGGTCCGCCTCCGCTCGTCtctgcttttttgctctcgtTTGACCGACTCATTGTCAGGTGGAGGCAATGACGCATCGAAAGCGTCAAAGATATTTGTATATATACACATGAATAGATCCAGCCTCCCTTTGTTTTTCGCCGTCTGGCCTTCCGGCGGCAATTTACGCAATCGTGAGGCCACGCCTGCACAAACAATAATAACTCTATTTGACTTTTGGAAAGGGCCTGTCTGatgctcaaaatttattagtgTGCAGTTCATTCGACtacataaacaaaaaaaaacttagattggaaatgaaaacagaattaaattgtttgtgaaTGTTTTATTATGCCGCACATTAGAGTGGATTGATTCAggaaaacagtttaaaattattaaaattgttgaccTCAGCAAGGAggtgatcaaaattttagcatcaaataataaaaggctCGTTTTCTATAGcgacgttttaaaattaaactgcttgCCGACAGTGCCATTATCTATTATTATATTCgctattttgcatttgaaaagtgcaaagagtgtcatttgaataaattaaagcgACTTCCTGGCCGGTTGACCAGCGAgctcttttcttttattaatcaaCACCAATGAGTCGAGGGTAGCAACAAGTAGTGTCAAGTTATAGCCAGTTCTCTTTAACCCTTTTGCCTTTGGAAACATTAACTTGACTGCTACTCGATTGGATGAGTGTGCCGCGCAGGAACGGTACCAAAAACGCCCATTGAATTCAAATGAATCATTCGATTTATTTTGTGGGAGTGAATACACGTGAACCGGaaagtacaaaaaattagGTTGGGAACATTACAACATTGTgtctgattttaattgtgaatatttaaaacgaaaaaatggTATCGCTAGctgagcaataaaataatcatttcagATGtacaaataattcttttgCTCTCTGctatgaatttattataaataaagcagCAAAAGTAAGAAAGGCGAGTTTTAGAGATTTgctttcatcatttttaatcagcaaaaTCGTAAAATGTACACAATATATATTTAGTGAGACAAAcgtatagtttaattttaaatatattttaaaatctttttgctCAATGCATCTGtctaaaaatcaagaaaataaaaacattttactgtttgttataaatttaaattattcttcgCTGAAATAAGTTCAGGATTGTCACctaatagtgaaaatttgaaaggaaaaaattaaataacacgctCTTGCACTGTACAGAAGCTGTGTCGAACACACAGACCCCATCAGTAGCAAAATGTATAGCACATATtgtattagctgcagagaatccTGACTTCCGTCAAAACGTCTGGCTTTTATTCATATTGCTGAGAACAATCGAAAAGCGGACACATTAAAGTGACAAATCTTGTAAACCCCACCACTCATCTTCCCTAAAACGAATAAATTCAGAgactcaaaatgaaaaactggTTCTGTAAAATTGAACCTCTGCTCATTCTTACAAGTAAGACAAATTTTCttcagtttttatattttatttttattattgttgtttaatcTTGCCAAAGTCAAACAAATAAGACAAACTGTTTGCCTGTGACACAACTGGACAAATGAACCCTGAACCTTACAAAGTCACGCGGCAAATCAGAACTGATATAAAGATGTGAATGGTTACAGGAAATTAAAGAGCTAACTTTTCCGTTCTGAGAAGGTAGAAAAAGATCAGGTAGAGCGAATTTTTGTAAGAGCTTGCTCGGCGGATCATAAACCttctatattattatttaaaaagatttaaaaagcCTCTCTCTAGTTCtcaaatctaattaaaaaactacaatataatattctatatagatttaaattcgttcaacaagttttaatttgacctatttattgttgcagttTCCTCCGGTTGATCGTTAAAACCGGCAGCAGCAATGGGCAAAGGCATCTTCACGACGATTTCAGGTAAGCTCGATATCACACCaatcaaattagaattttagatCCATAGCAGACGAACAGGAAAAGCTTCTAACTAACGTGTTTTGGACGTGCTGAACCAACTTAATTGGTTCCTCGAATTCGTCAGTGCACAATTAGCGggcgttgttgttgttgtctcGGCCAATTTGCGTCGCAGCAGCTGATCCCTTTTAAGACGGCCAGCATAATCAGCCGCATGTGACTTTTTACAATCGATCGACTGCTTGTCTTTCGCTCACTCGGCTCGACTTGAACAATTCTTACGTACACTTTGGCACCAGGCCAGCCAGCACTGCAAGTCGCCGCGCGCGATTCCAGCCGCAGACTTGTTGCAGAGTTATTTGCTCCCACTAATTGCCACCTGTGTGCTTTCCTCCACACCACAGCGCGTGACATTAAAATGAGAGAAATTCTTTGAGCAAtaactttatttataattgttttaaatcacttaattttgttaattgcaattttaaatagagatttttggcaatttcaCAATTAATAGTTATTAGAAATAGGAATATGATTGATACAGAGCACCAAATAAAGAAGACTTGTAatggaaaatgtgaaaaaatcatttttaactgtgctaaaacgaaattttaaagtgttcgAGGCCGCCAActgatggcgccaccgtatattttcttaaaaatttaattttaatgcacttccgctgcaatttcagattcaatcctgcccatgtgcattcttcacttaatatgttttcttttgaggcgctgaaaaccaaaatcggatcagccaatcgccgtagaatcatgaaaaactattttttgaaataaaaaaatattttacaacgtttttacggtgaatggctggactcattttggttttcagcacgtcaaaggaaattaaattaagtgaagaatgcacagtggcaggattgagtctgaaatcgcagcggaagtgctttaaaacaaaatttttaagaaagtctatggttgcgccatctattggcagcttcaaacactaagggtttatgcaactggtcaaatTGACACTTATTATTGCTACAcagcaaaacaaatcaaacGATATCATTCGATGTCgtctttattttataattactgtgaaataaagtttcaagtaaggagacagggCTCTTCATttcaaacgaaataaaaaatacaaattttacatGCAATTTtcaccttaaaaataaaaaaaatatataaaagaattgaaaaaaccaGTCTACCTCGGCCAAATTAATTAGtcattggaaaatttgttattttttgggGGGAGGGGGATACAGCATGTAAATTCCTCtgtgatttaaaaagtaatttgtcATTATCACTTTGAAACAGACAGGGATAAGCTATATAGTACGTGTTCTTTGCCCTACTTAATCGCTTGCACGGGCAGCTGGTGTTTGTCTCGCGGTGCAAAAGTTCTTATGCAACACGCACGCGGTGACGCTCGTTCCTTGTGTCGCATTAGAAATGCGCATCAATTAGAATACACTTATCAAAACGGCGTTGCCGCCTCTTTCTCTGCATCAAAAGTTCAACGCTTCGCGGTGACATTGTTGCGGTGAAGGGTTAGCGTGGGCTGCAAAATCGGCTCGAACAGAAGAGCCGGACGGACGACACTCGAAAAAGCACTTTGGCGTCAGAGTGTCACGTGGAGCCGATTTCGTCCCcttgcaaacacacacacgctccgCGCCGACCACGTGCTCTGGTTTCTCGTCTATTTTCGCGGGCGCTGAGAGAGCATTAGAGTCGTCGCCGCGGTGAAATTGAGAGAATCGCTCTCACCGGCTGGCTCCCTTGCGTGCCTAACACGCCGGTGAACCGCAAACCTTAAATGCTCGATTGGCGCATTTTTGCAACACTTTTTATGTCGAAAATGCACTTTGCCCCCCTCTGACTAACAACTAGAACTTTTACACCTCCACAGGCTACTAGAAACATGTTAGAAGCAGAGTGATTGGGTTTTTACGTAGCTTTAAATGTCTtcttaaattgcaaaattcttaaaaacttTATGAACcttaaaattgaggaaatttggcccaaaaatttaaagcgagCACGGTCTCCCTGataaaaatcaggatttatttcgtATAAAGTGTAATTCACCTTCCGATGGATAGATAGTGAtaagaggaatcgaaatcaagcgaaaattaacgttaaatttttttaaaaagtttcgtaaaatctgaaatttggtcctgatttgattattttatatttacgcaacaatttaaattggtttttcattttttcttctttatcaattcaaatttcggTGTTGATTTTGAACacagaataattttgtatCGCAGTTaatttggcaaataaaaatctttagaCACAGAAAAATCGTCTGGCTGAAATGATTGAATTAAACCGCGGCAATTTTCAAAGGCGGTCGTCTGGCGGTGTGCGATCCTTCTTTGTGTTTCGTCTCGCACGCACCGCcatgctaattttaaaaaagaaagaaagaggcgAACGTGACGCAAGTCGTGAATGAGTGCCATCGACACATTCCCTGCGCCTGTGGGTCGGTCGCCtgataaaaatagtaaaaacaTTCGATCCTCTGAGTGggagagaaaatgaaattgacgAAGGATAAATATTGGTCAAAAATATTCCTGAAATCACAAATGAACTGTTTTTATGGTCTCGTCTTGATAAAGAAAATCTGCCAAAACTTGGctcttataaaaaaatattggtaatatatttaaatcgatatatatttttacatttatgtTTTAAGATTTGGTCCTTAGAAACTGCTAAAGGTGTGAAGCagagtataatttttttaaattgagatgtttgtgttttgcttaattttaattgttttgataattttacacccattattttgtaacaaaatttttccaagaaaaattagaaaaagatAGGAAATTGCGATTTGTTAATGtttactaattaaataaataattttgaacaaaacttTAAAGTTAAGTAGCAATttaactttgatttaatttacatcaTTAATATGAAGATTTCTATTCATTTCCCTAGAAGTTTCTTAATCTCCGTATaccaaggaaaaaaattagatatgggccaaaaaacttcaaaaatattgacagtTTCAAAGGAAATTCGCTTATTTTTGGCATTAAACTGAAAAGTAGGTagattttaagaatttcacAGCCAATCTACAGAGATAAGGAAAGATAAAAATCGACCAAAATTCCGACGGTATATATcagctaaataataaatgttcttttataatttaatgactGTTCCTGCTTTCTCAGAAAAGAAACAGGACCCTATTTAATCagtgtttgaaataaaaacatgcaTTTGTTCGTTTTGCAGAGAAGCTAACATGCCTGCAGGTGTTGAACTTCATGGTGCTGACGGGCTTCATGTTCAACTACATGTTGCGCGTCAACCTGACCATCGCGATCGTGGCCATGGTGGAGCCGACCAACAAGACGATGACAATCGACAACGACACCAACACGGCCCACTACCACGAGTACGAGTGCTACAAGCCACCGGCAGTGTCTATCATTCCTGAAGACAATGCAACCTCCGACGCCACCATGAAGCCGCCCGTGGctgtaagttttttttattttatcatatattaaaaaaggaatttatttttgtggcaGAACAAGTCGTTCAAAACTCGAGTGGAGcttaatgcaattaattttgttctggAAATCAACCATCCCAagttaattctttttaaatagtttaactgattattgcaaaaatattaaaaagtttggaTCCGTTTAATtgaatcataatttaatatattatagtGATTATTATAGTTTGTTGGCCTACTCAAAAAATTCCAAGAGAAGtgctgaatattttgatttattttatttttaaattaacaccaaaatgaatcaattaaaaaaatgaactgtcCATTTTCAGGAGCTCGAGCAGACGCGGTTCAACTGGGACGAGCCGACGCAGAACCTGATCCTTGGCTGCTTCTTCTGGGGCTACGTGCTGACCGAGTTGCCGGGCGGGCGAATGGCCGAGGTGTTCGGCGCCCGCAGGATCTTTGGCTACTCGATGCTGATCGCGTCCATCATGACCCTGGCGACGCCACTCGCCGCCAACATCAGCCACTACGCCGTCGTCGCGCTGCGCGTCGTCATTGGCTTCACCCTCGTAAGTATTAGTTTAGCCACCCTGAGAGTAATGTCGAGCTGTGTCAATTGCTCAGGGTGCGACCTGGCCAGCCATCCAGCCCATGGCTTCCAAGTGGATTCCGCCCATGGACCGCAGCAAGTTCATCGCCAACATGATGGGTGAGGATTTGtctcttttcttctttcaacCGTTAAAAGCAAAGGGACAAGAAATAATATATGAtctttgatataaattattttatcccaATTTAAATCGATGAATCCTCTCTGCTTTCGGATCTTGTTGGTGTGTTTGCAACAATAATTGCACGGTTCTAAGTAAATAGAactcaaaagttttaaatatttttttttgtaattttatgtaaataagaTTAAACTgcaaaaccagaaaaaaattagataaaattaacaatagtaaaatttaagaacattttatatgtgttaattgttaattttttaattattttaatatatttaaaattaatttttaataattttaaattgttatttttaaatagctaagttaaatttaaatattttatttaaaaagcttttaaataaaatataaagaaagtATCATCCATTTTGCAGCAACGCGATTATTTATCTGTAAAAGGTTATTTGATGTGTGTTAACTGTCCatcttaataatatttttaataagcttttaattgaaataaaaataaattatcatcaaTTTCGTTGCAACGCAGTCATCCACCTATAAAAGGTTATTTAATTGCGTTTGAGTTCGTAGAACCTTGGTTATTCTTGCTAAGGTAAAAATAtacttaaaatatgaaaatttaattttaagtaggGTTTATGTAAgattttgttctaatttttttggtgTGGCGATCGATATCATCCACCAAAAATTAGTTGTGAACAAGTTTAGTTTCAGCttaaatttgaagaatattagcaaagagattttttaaagaaatattataaCGAAAATATCCTGcacattctttttaaatattttcaaatattaaaaaaatttaattctgaacTATATAATAGGTTTTTGCGTGATCCAagtcaattgaaaaaaattgatttataaaaggGCTACTGGACccattgaataatatttattttcacttgaaGTTTTCCTCTTTTGGAATATCATCCATAGGAAAATACCAGAATTTAGGccctttcaaaacaaaaataataaaattgcatggtCCACAAGCATTGTtttgtcaattaaaatataaaacacaaTAAGTTGTTAATCTCAAAACTGaagaggtttaaaaaaaacatcgcCGACTTGTCCCAGAATTTTAGAGAAAACTAaaacaataacatttttcagcTTCTTCGCTGGGTGCTGCGCTAACGATGCCAATGTGCGGCTACCTGATCGCCCACCTCGGGTGGGAGTCTGTGTTCTACGTCACCGGCACTATTTCCATCGTCTGGAGCATCCTCTGGTTCCTTCTGGTCTTCGACTCGCCCGCCGAGCACCCCAGGATCGCTGACGAGGAACGCAGGTTCATTGAGAACGCCATTGGAACCGGAACTGCCAAGGGAAAGGTCAGTTACAAGATCTAtttattagatattttttttattaaattgttgctAACTAATGatgtgttttttgtttgagaGATTTGAATGCCAATTTCTAAGAACAATAGGCGTACACCATTTCCatctaatgaattttttatttatatgtttgacttaaaaattttattaattcaattatttggcCATAGTATAGATACAAtagatagttttaaatttaattttatattttttcctgtattaaatttaaagtcaaatCTATATTATCCTGTGTGTTGATTTTTGCTCGCAATAAAGGACGGAAAGGTGACGAAATGCGATTAAAATGTCTTCATTTTTTCCTAACGAGATGTATTCTTCTTCCAGCCTCCAAGTGTGCCATGGGGCAAGATGCTGACCTCTCTGCCCGTGTGGGCCATCATCATCACTCACGCTGCCAGCGTGTTCGGCTACTTCACCGTCGTCAACCAGCTGCCTACctacatgaaaaatattctcgGCTTCAACATCAAGGAGGTGATTAATCGCTGCGTTCTCTGTGATTGTTTGCGTTATGGTCTAAATCCACAATCTCGGTCCTCAGAACGGTTTGCTGTCCAGCTTGCCCTACTTTGGAAAGTACTTCTTCGCCATCACCACCAGCTACATCGCTGACTACCTCCGCAAATCGGGAACACTCAGCACCACCGCCGCCAGGAAACTCTTCACAGGATttggtaaatttcaatttctgattttatcCTCGATAAAAtctaatgattaaaatattttttaac
This window encodes:
- the LOC135939457 gene encoding sialin produces the protein MGKGIFTTISEKLTCLQVLNFMVLTGFMFNYMLRVNLTIAIVAMVEPTNKTMTIDNDTNTAHYHEYECYKPPAVSIIPEDNATSDATMKPPVAELEQTRFNWDEPTQNLILGCFFWGYVLTELPGGRMAEVFGARRIFGYSMLIASIMTLATPLAANISHYAVVALRVVIGFTLGATWPAIQPMASKWIPPMDRSKFIANMMASSLGAALTMPMCGYLIAHLGWESVFYVTGTISIVWSILWFLLVFDSPAEHPRIADEERRFIENAIGTGTAKGKPPSVPWGKMLTSLPVWAIIITHAASVFGYFTVVNQLPTYMKNILGFNIKENGLLSSLPYFGKYFFAITTSYIADYLRKSGTLSTTAARKLFTGFAVGVPGLFMMSLVFFGCDRFWSVFFFTAALTINGAVTAGYLGNGLDIAPNFSGTIFGLANTLSSSGGYISTFMVGVFTNNNQTFNQWSKVFGVLAGTYTTGALMFLIFGSGDMQEWNNPKKETKEDPEAQQEMLPVRTKH